Below is a window of Halogeometricum rufum DNA.
CTCCGGCGGGCGCGACGACGGGTGGGACCCGACCGACCGATGGGTGCCGCGTGGCCCGCGCCGCCCGGACTCGAACTCCTCGTCCATCTGGAGCAGCACTCGCTCGACGAACGGGTCGTCGCGGAGTCGTTCGAGCGCGCGAACCAAGCCGACGTACAGTAACGTGGGCGCGACGATGCAGAACCCCGTCAGGAGGAGTCGGAACGTGACCTCCCAGTCCATGCGGTATGCAACCGTTAGGCATACTTGTCTCTGTCGCCGTCGGACGGCGGCGTTCGACGGCTGGAGTCCCTCACTCGCAGATTCCGAAGCGGTGGACGCGAGGAGCCGGCGAGCGGCGAGTCGCCGCAATCGCCGGACGATACCCATCCCGTGCGAACGTTTC
It encodes the following:
- a CDS encoding zinc ribbon domain-containing protein, with the translated sequence MDWEVTFRLLLTGFCIVAPTLLYVGLVRALERLRDDPFVERVLLQMDEEFESGRRGPRGTHRSVGSHPSSRPPESPADRGGESYRTPDGVCSRCSAPNPPYATFCDDCLARLSN